TGCTGATGCCCGGTTATCTGGGCGGCGCGGGCAGTTTCGACCGGCTGGCGCGGCAGATCGTGACGCTGCACCCCACCTGGGCCGTGTGGGCCGTGGACCGCCGCAGCAACCTGCTGGAGGACCACTCGGCGCTGCTGGGCCGCGATATTCCCACCCTGCAACGCATCGTGCGCAGCGGACTGCCGTCCCGCCCGGCGTCCAGCCTGCCGTTCATGAAGGACTGGGGCCTGGACACCACCCTGCGCGACTGGCACGAGGCGGTGCTGGAGGCACGCAAACTCACGCCGAACGTGTTCATCGGCGGGCACTCCATGGGCGGCACCCTGACCGGCCTGTACGCCGCGTACGATTTCGGCGGCGTGGCCGGAGAGCGCGACGTGCGCGGCCTGATCATGCTCGACGGCCTGCCCGGCCTGATGAGCGGCACCCCCCTGACCCCCGACGAGTACGCGCAGGCGGCCCGCAACCCACTGGGGCCCCTGCCGGGCCTGAACGGTCTGGAACGCAGCCCCTTCGTGGACTCCGTGGTGTTCGGCCCCGCGTTTGCCAGCCGCGCCGCCGCGCAGGCCCGACTGGCTGCCCTGAACCCCGGCGCCTTGGCCCCGGGCGGCGGCCTGACCCGCTACCCCGCCACGAACCTCGCCGCCGCGATGGGGCAACTGGAACAGCAGTACGCGCTGCTGCCGTTCCTGGCGCTGCGCAGCGGGCACCCCACCAACGCCGCAGACGCCCCGAACCTGGGCGCGCAACTGCTGGGCGGGCGCGGCGCACGCTGGATCACCGGCCCGAAAGACCCCACGAAACCCGTCGGCTGGGAGACAGACGTCACCTCGCCCACCGACCCGCAGGACTTCACGCGGCGCTTCATCACGCCCCTGAGCGACTACAGCGAGTGGTACTTCCCGAACCGCCTGACCCTGGATCTTGCCGCCGCCCGCACCGACACACGCGGCACACCCTTCGAGAAGACCCTGCCCGTCTGGTACACGGCGCAGCTCAGCGTGCCCATCCTTGGCATCGCCGCCGCGCAGGGCGTGACCACCGAGGCGCAGTACCAGCAGTACGCCGCGACCACCCAGGCCGCCCTGACCACCCACACCCTGCCGGACGCCGCGCACCTGGACATCACCGTCACACGCGGCGATCAGGTGGCACGCTGGATCACCGACTGGATGCAGCCCCTGATGCGCTGAACGGATACCTGCTGAATGCCCACGCCCACATGGAAATAGCACAGGCCCCCGCTGTCACGCGGGGGCCTGTGTCATCCGGAACCCGGCTCAGTCGAGGTCTATGAACTCCCCATCCCCGGAGTTCACGTACTGCTCGATGTACTTCAGGTACCCCTGCCGTCCGGCCTCGCGCGTCCAGGTTTTCACGCTGCTGCGCAGGCGGTTCATGCCCAGCCGGAGTTCCTCGGCGCTGGGGTGCTCGCCCGGCTGTTCAAGCAGCGTGGTCAGGTTCCGCAGCGCGGCGTCGTGCACTGCGGCGCGCAGGCCGTCCAGTTTGCCGGGCTTGAACGGGAAGTTCGTCGCCTCGGCCCGGTAGCGGCGCGCGAGTTCCTCGAAGGCGCTGTCGGCCATGGCGTCCGTCAGGTCCGGGTGCTCGCCGTACACGCCGAGAACCGCGAGTTCCACGGTCATCAGGTACGGCAGCAGGCGGTCGTCCGGGACGCTCATTTCAGTTTCGCCTGCAGGTACGCGGTCAGTTCGCTGATCTTCACGCGTTCCTGCGCCAGCGTGTCGCGGTCACGGACGGTCACCGTGCCGGTCAGACTGGCGTCCTCGCCCCTGTCCGCCCCGCTCTGGCCGATGGTGTCGAAGTCCACGGTCACGCAGTACGGCGTGCCGACCTCGTCGTGCCGGCGGTACGCCTTGCCGATGTTCCCGCTGTCTTCCAGCAGGATGCGGCCCAGGCCGAGTTTCTGCAGGTCGTTCTTGATGCTCCGGGCCAGTTCGACCAGTTCCGCCTTGTTGCGCGCCAGCGGAATCACGGCCACCTTGATCGGCGCGAGGTGCGGCCTGAGCTTCAGGACGATGCGCTCGTTCCCGTTCTCCAGCGTCTCCTTCGTGAACGCCTCGCTCAGCACGGCCAGCAGCGCGCGGTCCACCCCGGCGGACGGCTCGATCACGAATGGCACGACCGGCTTGTTCGTCTCCGGGTGCGGAATGGTCAGCTTGGCGATGGAGTCCAGGTTCTCCTCGACGTTCGCCACCAGGCCCAGTTCGCTCTGGTTCTTGGTGTGGCTGCCCAGGTCGTAGTCGCTGCGGTTGGCGATGCCCTCGATCTCCTCGTGGCCCAGGGTGGGGTAGTCGTACATCAGGTCGTACGTGCGCTTGGAGTAGTGCGCCAGGTCCTCTTTCGGCACGTCCAGAATCTCGATCTTGCTGCGCGGCACGCCCTGCGCCTCCCACCAGCTCAGGCGCTTTTCCAGCCAGTGCTCGTGCCACTCCTCGTCCGTGCCGGGCACCACGAAGAACTCGATCTCCATCTGTTCCAGCTCCCGCACGCGGAAGATGAAGTTGCGGGGCGTGATCTCGTTCCGGAAGGCCTTGCCGATCTGCGCGATGCCGAACGGCAGGCGGCGGCTGGTGCTGTCCACGACGTTCTTGAAGTTCGTGAAGATGCCCTGCGCCGTCTCGGGCCGCAGG
The DNA window shown above is from Deinococcus sp. LM3 and carries:
- a CDS encoding glycine--tRNA ligase, which gives rise to MPATSMEELVSLCKRRGFIFQGSEIYGGLQGFYDYGPLGVELKNNIKAAWWRANVYERDDMEGLDASIIMHRQVLRHSGHEATFSDPMIDNRKNNKRYRLDHLVKDQKADVIAKVAEAMGQSAENFPAVVAALNASPAQASQALKDAGVRDPFSGEVGDWTEPKPFNMMFKTTIGPVADDESYGYLRPETAQGIFTNFKNVVDSTSRRLPFGIAQIGKAFRNEITPRNFIFRVRELEQMEIEFFVVPGTDEEWHEHWLEKRLSWWEAQGVPRSKIEILDVPKEDLAHYSKRTYDLMYDYPTLGHEEIEGIANRSDYDLGSHTKNQSELGLVANVEENLDSIAKLTIPHPETNKPVVPFVIEPSAGVDRALLAVLSEAFTKETLENGNERIVLKLRPHLAPIKVAVIPLARNKAELVELARSIKNDLQKLGLGRILLEDSGNIGKAYRRHDEVGTPYCVTVDFDTIGQSGADRGEDASLTGTVTVRDRDTLAQERVKISELTAYLQAKLK
- a CDS encoding alpha/beta fold hydrolase; its protein translation is MSRRTLSTAALTALCLGVLSSAAGQGRLPPVPPLAPALTVPERLDAMGVLAAGPALPAEDAALAFDPGVVALTDPAQPTLDAVPARRVVQPGASVPGTPADLNASITVRYGPGTPAAVLLLMPGYLGGAGSFDRLARQIVTLHPTWAVWAVDRRSNLLEDHSALLGRDIPTLQRIVRSGLPSRPASSLPFMKDWGLDTTLRDWHEAVLEARKLTPNVFIGGHSMGGTLTGLYAAYDFGGVAGERDVRGLIMLDGLPGLMSGTPLTPDEYAQAARNPLGPLPGLNGLERSPFVDSVVFGPAFASRAAAQARLAALNPGALAPGGGLTRYPATNLAAAMGQLEQQYALLPFLALRSGHPTNAADAPNLGAQLLGGRGARWITGPKDPTKPVGWETDVTSPTDPQDFTRRFITPLSDYSEWYFPNRLTLDLAAARTDTRGTPFEKTLPVWYTAQLSVPILGIAAAQGVTTEAQYQQYAATTQAALTTHTLPDAAHLDITVTRGDQVARWITDWMQPLMR